A window of Chengkuizengella sediminis contains these coding sequences:
- a CDS encoding ABC transporter permease, whose amino-acid sequence MRKLGKYLLRRFAFMIITLWVIITISFFFMKLLPGTPFDDERIPEAVLENMMAQYGLDKSIPEQYVLYLSNVVQGDFGVSYRIKNREVTTIIAEKFAPSAIIGIHALIISVPLGIILGMIAALRRGTAIDYAAVGFAVIGFAIPSFVVAVALQYLIAGNGLLPSALWGTYEHVILPSIALALSMFAYYARMMRSEMLEVLGQDYIKTAKSKGLSSTAIIFKHAFRNSLIPIITSLPVVILFTISGSLVIEQIYSIPGLGTELVKSVLSRDYTVSMGLTLFYAVMYIVALFIVDLLYSVVDPRIRVAGGSE is encoded by the coding sequence ATGAGAAAGTTGGGGAAATACTTACTTAGGCGTTTCGCTTTTATGATTATCACACTATGGGTGATCATAACAATTTCTTTTTTCTTTATGAAGTTGTTACCTGGAACGCCTTTTGATGATGAAAGAATTCCAGAAGCTGTTCTTGAGAATATGATGGCTCAATACGGACTTGATAAATCAATTCCAGAGCAATATGTATTATATCTTTCTAATGTAGTACAAGGAGATTTTGGTGTTTCTTATCGAATCAAAAACAGAGAAGTAACTACAATTATAGCTGAGAAATTTGCCCCATCAGCAATTATTGGTATTCATGCACTTATTATTAGTGTTCCATTAGGCATAATCTTAGGAATGATAGCAGCATTAAGAAGAGGAACTGCTATTGATTATGCAGCTGTAGGGTTTGCTGTTATTGGTTTTGCAATACCTAGTTTTGTAGTTGCTGTTGCACTGCAATATTTGATTGCTGGAAATGGACTACTTCCTTCGGCGCTTTGGGGAACCTATGAACATGTCATTCTGCCTTCCATTGCTCTAGCATTAAGTATGTTTGCATACTATGCAAGAATGATGAGGTCTGAAATGTTAGAAGTTCTTGGTCAGGATTATATAAAAACTGCAAAGTCTAAAGGATTATCTAGTACAGCAATCATATTCAAACATGCTTTTAGAAACTCTTTAATTCCAATTATCACGAGCCTACCAGTTGTTATATTGTTTACAATTTCAGGGTCATTGGTTATCGAACAAATATATTCGATTCCAGGTTTAGGTACAGAATTAGTTAAATCCGTATTAAGTAGGGATTACACTGTTAGTATGGGGTTAACTTTATTTTATGCAGTGATGTATATCGTAGCATTATTTATCGTTGATCTTTTATATTCTGTTGTTGATCCTAGAATCCGTGTTGCAGGAGGGAGTGAATAG
- a CDS encoding ABC transporter permease — protein MQEGVNRMNTNPSTTNEKFTPLNKETLFANEKDYKSVSFSQDVWRRLKKHKPAMVSIAVLITITLLVFVGPFMNEHDATSQNYEMIKLKPTMEGSYWFGSDDLGRDMWTRTWEGAKVSLLIGVVAALLDVVFGIVYGVISGYFGGRTDFIMMRFIEIIVGIPNIIITILLVIILEPGITAIIIAIAVSGWAGMARLVRGQVLSLKNKEFILAARSLGTKPAKMMRVHLIPNMVGPVLVNISFTIPYAIFAEAVLSFIGLGVPVPDASLGTLINDGRKFLLTGSPYLLFIPATILTLIVTAFSIFGDGLRDAVDPRLRK, from the coding sequence TTGCAGGAGGGAGTGAATAGAATGAATACAAATCCAAGCACAACTAATGAAAAATTTACTCCGTTAAATAAAGAGACCCTTTTTGCAAATGAAAAAGATTATAAAAGCGTCTCTTTTTCACAAGATGTATGGCGTCGATTAAAGAAACATAAACCTGCAATGGTATCCATTGCTGTTTTAATTACGATCACATTATTGGTATTTGTTGGTCCATTTATGAACGAACATGATGCAACTTCTCAAAATTATGAAATGATTAAACTTAAGCCAACAATGGAAGGTAGTTATTGGTTTGGATCAGATGATTTAGGTCGAGATATGTGGACTAGGACGTGGGAAGGCGCTAAAGTATCACTGCTAATAGGTGTTGTAGCTGCGCTATTAGATGTCGTATTCGGTATCGTTTATGGTGTAATTTCAGGTTATTTTGGTGGTAGAACAGACTTTATCATGATGCGGTTTATAGAAATTATAGTAGGTATTCCTAATATTATCATTACAATACTACTTGTTATCATATTAGAGCCTGGGATCACTGCCATTATCATTGCAATTGCAGTATCAGGATGGGCTGGTATGGCACGTCTCGTGCGAGGACAAGTATTAAGTTTGAAAAACAAAGAATTTATTTTAGCCGCTCGTTCTCTTGGAACGAAACCAGCAAAAATGATGCGAGTTCATCTTATTCCTAACATGGTTGGACCAGTATTAGTAAATATTTCTTTTACGATACCTTATGCTATTTTTGCAGAAGCTGTATTAAGTTTTATTGGATTAGGTGTACCTGTTCCAGATGCTTCTCTAGGAACTTTAATTAATGATGGACGGAAATTTCTATTAACTGGTTCACCCTATCTATTATTTATTCCAGCTACGATTTTAACTCTTATTGTCACAGCATTTAGTATTTTTGGAGATGGCTTACGGGATGCAGTTGACCCTCGTTTGCGAAAATAA
- a CDS encoding DUF3899 domain-containing protein, whose product MNLPIKLRILTPVSAMIFCVFYSLFFYDISIYLTLINVSFVIGILLLSMSAMIYISNGWFQPLYHFMIRRKKPSKEQLNESLVDYQIASDVIKEKEKLRLKKQNLRKESILLPLITAITLMITSFVVLFIHS is encoded by the coding sequence TTGAACTTGCCAATAAAATTAAGAATCCTCACACCTGTATCAGCAATGATTTTTTGTGTCTTTTACAGTTTGTTTTTTTATGACATTAGCATATACCTAACACTTATTAATGTTTCATTTGTGATTGGCATTTTGCTTTTATCTATGAGTGCAATGATTTATATTTCCAATGGATGGTTTCAACCTTTATATCATTTCATGATTAGAAGGAAAAAACCATCTAAGGAACAATTAAATGAAAGTTTGGTGGATTATCAAATTGCCTCTGATGTTATTAAAGAAAAAGAAAAATTGAGACTAAAAAAACAGAATTTAAGAAAAGAATCTATACTGCTCCCACTCATCACAGCAATTACATTAATGATTACGTCATTCGTTGTTTTGTTTATACATTCTTAA
- a CDS encoding ABC transporter ATP-binding protein, whose translation MGETTNTLLDVKNLSKEFSVGGGRKLKAVNDVSFSILEGETFGLVGESGCGKSTTGRTILQLYNASSGEIHFKGEDIVKMNKKQKYGLHRDMQMIFQDPYASLNPRLTVTEIISEGMDALGMYKGDKAGKYDKVLELLNKVGLKKNHANRYPHEFSGGQRQRIGIARALAVKPKFIIADEPISALDVSIQAQVVNLFQDLQEEENLTYLFIAHDLSMVKHISDRIGVMYLGKLVEVSESVELYEKPLHPYTQALLSAIPIPDPKVEMARERIVLQGDVPSPMNPPSGCHFRTRCPHATKECEEIVPALKEVESGHFVACHLY comes from the coding sequence ATGGGTGAAACAACAAATACACTATTGGACGTTAAAAATTTATCTAAAGAGTTTAGTGTTGGTGGAGGACGTAAATTGAAAGCTGTAAATGATGTATCGTTTTCAATTTTGGAAGGTGAAACCTTTGGTTTAGTAGGTGAATCTGGATGTGGGAAATCTACCACAGGACGTACTATACTACAATTATATAATGCAAGTAGTGGTGAAATTCATTTTAAAGGCGAAGATATTGTGAAAATGAATAAAAAACAGAAGTATGGATTACATCGGGATATGCAAATGATCTTTCAGGATCCGTACGCTTCGCTTAATCCAAGATTAACTGTTACTGAAATTATTTCTGAGGGTATGGATGCTCTTGGAATGTACAAAGGAGATAAGGCTGGTAAATACGATAAGGTACTTGAATTATTAAATAAAGTTGGTTTAAAGAAAAATCATGCGAATCGTTATCCACATGAGTTTTCTGGTGGACAGCGTCAACGAATAGGAATTGCTAGAGCCCTAGCAGTAAAACCGAAATTTATTATTGCAGATGAACCGATTTCAGCACTTGATGTATCTATTCAAGCTCAGGTGGTTAATTTATTTCAGGATTTACAGGAAGAAGAAAACCTTACTTATTTATTTATAGCCCATGATTTATCTATGGTAAAACATATTTCAGATCGAATCGGTGTGATGTACTTAGGAAAACTTGTTGAAGTATCAGAGAGTGTGGAGTTATATGAAAAACCTCTTCACCCATACACTCAAGCTCTTTTATCAGCAATTCCAATTCCTGATCCAAAAGTGGAAATGGCAAGAGAACGTATTGTTTTACAAGGAGATGTTCCAAGTCCAATGAATCCACCTAGTGGCTGCCATTTTCGAACTAGATGCCCTCATGCAACAAAAGAATGCGAAGAAATAGTTCCTGCTTTAAAAGAAGTGGAAAGTGGCCATTTTGTAGCATGTCATTTGTATTAA
- a CDS encoding ABC transporter ATP-binding protein, with protein sequence MSNLLEVKGLSFSFDTFQGEVEAIRGINFELKKGEVVALVGESGSGKSVTSQAIIGLNPMPPGRYKSGSILFEGLDITTQPEKNMQKIRGAEISMIFQDPMTSLNPTMKIGRQIVEGLIKHQGLTKPEAKRRAIEMLGLVGLPNPDKLIFSYPHQFSGGMRQRVMIAIALACNPKLLIADEPTTALDVTIQAQIIELMKDLQKKLHTSIMLITHDLGVVANIAQRVIIMYAGKIVEQGTLNEIFYESRHPYTWGLLESVPRLDSKESGRLASIPGTPPQLIHPPKGCPFAERCEFAMKACIEEYPDETALSSTHKVNCWLEDPSAPTVKRPVHLGGRV encoded by the coding sequence ATGAGCAATCTATTAGAGGTGAAAGGTTTAAGCTTTTCATTTGATACATTTCAAGGAGAAGTAGAAGCTATTCGTGGGATCAACTTTGAACTTAAAAAGGGGGAGGTAGTTGCTCTTGTAGGAGAATCAGGCTCTGGTAAGAGTGTTACATCACAGGCAATCATTGGCTTGAACCCAATGCCCCCTGGACGTTATAAATCTGGTTCTATCTTATTTGAAGGGTTAGATATAACAACTCAACCTGAAAAAAATATGCAAAAAATTCGCGGTGCAGAAATCTCCATGATATTTCAAGATCCTATGACATCTTTAAATCCAACGATGAAAATAGGAAGACAAATTGTAGAGGGGTTAATAAAACATCAAGGATTAACAAAACCAGAAGCTAAACGAAGAGCAATAGAAATGTTAGGATTAGTTGGATTACCAAACCCTGATAAGCTTATATTTAGTTATCCGCATCAATTTAGTGGTGGGATGAGGCAAAGAGTGATGATTGCCATTGCATTAGCATGTAATCCTAAATTGTTAATAGCAGATGAACCAACTACTGCTCTGGATGTTACTATCCAAGCTCAGATTATTGAATTGATGAAAGATTTACAAAAAAAATTACATACTTCAATTATGTTAATTACACATGATTTAGGGGTCGTAGCAAATATAGCTCAACGTGTAATCATCATGTATGCTGGTAAAATCGTTGAACAAGGTACATTAAACGAAATTTTTTATGAATCACGGCATCCATATACCTGGGGTTTGTTAGAATCAGTACCACGTCTTGACTCAAAAGAAAGTGGAAGGTTGGCATCTATTCCTGGAACACCTCCACAATTGATACACCCTCCAAAAGGTTGTCCTTTTGCAGAACGATGTGAATTCGCTATGAAGGCTTGTATAGAGGAATATCCAGATGAAACGGCTTTGTCTTCTACTCATAAAGTAAACTGTTGGTTAGAAGATCCTTCAGCTCCAACAGTAAAGAGACCGGTACACTTAGGGGGAAGAGTATAA